TTGGAATCTTTGGGTTTATTTTGTGGTTTAGGCAGAATCTGACTAATCATTCCTATAAAAAAGAACCCCTTTAGTCTTATAGTCTTATCTTCTAAAAGGGTTCTTTACAGTATATTTTAACTAAATGTTAATAGCGTCTGTGGTTATCGTTAAAATCTCTTCTTGGCCTTGGTGGCTTAGCTTCGTCAATTTTTAAAGGGCGATCATTAAAATCAGTGTCGTGTAATGCATCTTTAGCTTTATTAGCTTCTTCTGAAGAAGACATTTCTACAAATCCAAAACCTTTACCTTCGATAATATTGACACTTTTAACGGTGCCATGATTACTGAATAGCTCTTCCAATTGCTCGTTAGTCACAGTGTAATTTAAATTTCCTACATAAAGTTTACTACCTTGCATTTCCTTTACCTCCTTTTTTATTATTTTTCAGTAATATTTTATTTAGAGGTAAATATAGCAAGATAAAAAAGTCTCTATTTTATTAATTACTGGTTATCAATCCTCACAGAAAGATTGACATTTCAATGCAACAAACTTTTCAGCTTATAACATTTT
The genomic region above belongs to Atribacterota bacterium and contains:
- a CDS encoding RNA-binding protein → MQGSKLYVGNLNYTVTNEQLEELFSNHGTVKSVNIIEGKGFGFVEMSSSEEANKAKDALHDTDFNDRPLKIDEAKPPRPRRDFNDNHRRY